A genomic stretch from Scatophagus argus isolate fScaArg1 chromosome 19, fScaArg1.pri, whole genome shotgun sequence includes:
- the LOC124050387 gene encoding NLR family CARD domain-containing protein 3-like isoform X5 gives MNQFEQTEEGLPLSKTTLCGELDIKTRTQSPELQQRPDCPVSSAVLIQSDWPKGRPVDFKQGQKSPDPEIHQQRPDNSGGSCVSMQSDWSKGRPVDFKCVQKFDDGRRIKQQGPGCPVSSGVSIQSDWSKGRPVDFKHGQKSSDPEIHQQRPDNSGGSCVSMQSDWSKDRPVDFKCVQKFDDGRRIKQQGPGCPVSSGVSIQSDWSKGRPVDFKHGQKSSDPEIHQQRPDNSGGSCVSMQSDWSKGRPVDFKCVQRFDDGRRIKQQGPGCPVSSGVSIQSDWSKGRPVDFKHGQKSSDPEIHQQRPDNSGGSCVSMQSDWSKGRPVDFEHGQKYDDQGQVSSNLSARQHQAHLDIFILLEENIVSFVKNELKKFQRVLSPNYPECSESQSDDTEVEDGEEEERITSREAFLKITLHFLRRMKKTELADALQSRIGTAFLLRHHKLKSNLKKKFQCVFEGIAKAGNPTLLNQIYTELYITEGESAEVNEEHEVRQIETASRKIRRPETTIRQEDIFKASPGRDGSIRTVMTKGVAGIGKTILTQKFTLDWAEHKSNQDIHFIFPFTFRELNVLKEKKFSLVELVHDFFTETKEAGICRFEKFQVAFIFDGLDECRLPLDFHKNEILTDATESTSVDVLLTNLIRGNLLPSARLWITTRPAAANQIPSVCVDMVTEVRGFTDEQREEYFRKRSRDDEKQASRIISHIKTSRSLHIMCHIPVFCWITATVLEDVLKTREGGELPKTLTEMYIHFLVVQSKMNIKYDGRDGTHPHWNPDSRKMIESLGKLAFEQLHKGNLIFYESDLKECGIDIRAASVYSGVFTQIFKEERGLYQDKVFCFIHLSVQEFLAAFHVHQAFIISGVNLLAEKQTTSLWSELFGDKSTRFYKSAVDEALQSPNGHLDLFLHFLLGLSLQINHNLLQGLLKTTEGSSETNRKTVKYIKKKFSENLSPERSINLFHCLNELNDRSLVEEIQQSLRSGSLSTDKLSPAQWSALNFILLSSGKDLDVFDLKKYSASEEAFLRLLPVVKASNKALLSSSNISERSCEALSSVLSSQSSSLRELDLSNNNLQDSGVKLLSAGLKSPHCALETLRLSGSNISERSCEALSSVLSSQSSSLRELDLSNNNLQDSGVKLLSAGLKSPHCALETLRLSGSNISERSCEALSSVLSSQSSSLRELDLSNNNLQDSGVKLLSAGLKSPHCALETLRLGVCKLSWGSCEALSSVLIACNLRQLALNKNDLQDSIFRGKTVRNVGLLFINNFSLG, from the exons ATGAATCAGTTTgagcagacagaggaaggacTCCCTCTCTCTAAAACCACTCTCTGTGGGGAACTTGACATCAAGACCAGAACTCAGAG ccctgagctgcagcagagaccagactgtCCTGTGTCCAGTGCTGTGTTGATCCAGAGCGACTGGCCTAAGGGTCGACCTGTTGACTTCAAACAGGGACAAAAGTCTCCTGATCCAGA GATCCATCAGCAGAGACCAGATAACTCTGGAGGCAGCTGTGTGTCGATGCAGAGTGACTGGTCTAAGGGCCGACCTGTTGACTTCAAATGTGTACAAAAGTTTGATGATGGCAG GAGAATCAAACAGCAGGGACCAGGCTGTCCTGTGTCCAGCGGTGTGTCGATCCAGAGTGACTGGTCTAAGGGTCGACCTGTTGACTTCAAACATGGACAGAAGTCTTCTGACCCAGA GATCCATCAGCAGAGACCAGATAACTCTGGAGGCAGCTGTGTGTCGATGCAGAGTGACTGGTCTAAGGATCGACCTGTTGACTTCAAATGTGTACAAAAGTTTGATGATGGCAG GAGAATCAAACAGCAGGGACCAGGCTGTCCTGTGTCCAGCGGTGTGTCGATCCAGAGTGACTGGTCTAAGGGTCGACCTGTTGACTTCAAACATGGACAGAAGTCTTCTGACCCAGA GATCCATCAGCAGAGACCAGATAACTCTGGAGGCAGCTGTGTGTCGATGCAGAGTGACTGGTCTAAGGGCCGACCTGTTGACTTCAAATGTGTACAAAGGTTTGATGATGGCAG GAGAATCAAACAGCAGGGACCAGGCTGTCCTGTGTCCAGCGGTGTGTCGATCCAGAGTGACTGGTCTAAGGGTCGACCTGTTGACTTCAAACATGGACAGAAGTCTTCTGACCCAGA GATCCATCAGCAGAGACCAGATAACTCTGGAGGCAGCTGTGTGTCGATGCAGAGTGACTGGTCTAAGGGCCGACCTGTTGACTTCGAACATGGGCAGAAGTATGATGATCAAGG aCAGGTTTCTAGCAATCTTTCTGCCCGGCAACATCAAGCACACCTGGACATATTCATa CTGCTTGAGGAGAACATTGTCAGTTTCGTGAAAAACGAGCTGAAGAAGTTCCAGAGAGTTCTGAGTCCCAACTACCCAGAATGCTCTGAGAGTCAAAGTGATGACACAGAGGTAGAGGATGgcgaggaggaagagaggataACCAGCAGAGAAgcatttctgaagatcacattgcacttcctgaggagaatgaaaaagacagagctGGCTGATGCTCTGCAGAGCA GAATTGGTACTGCATTTCTCTTACGTCATCATAAACTAAAATCTAACCTGAAGAAGAagttccagtgtgtgtttgaggggattgctaaagcaggaaacccgaCCCTCCTGAATCAGATCTACACAGAGCTCTACATTACAGAGGGAGAGTCTGCAGAGGtcaatgaagaacatgaggtcagacagattgaaactGCATCCAGGAAAATCAGAAGACCagaaacaacaatcagacaagaagacatctttaaagcctcacctggaagagaCGGGTcaatcagaacagtgatgacaaagggagtggctggcattgggaaaacaatcttaacacagaagttcactctggactgggctgaacACAAATCCAACCAGGACATCCACTTCatatttccattcactttcagagagctgaatgtgctgaaggagaagaagttcagcttggtggaacttgttcatgacttcttcactgaaaccaaagaagcaggaatctgcagATTTGAGAAGTTCCAGGTTGCGTTCATCTTTgacggtctggatgagtgtcgacttcctctggacttccacaagaatgagatcctgactgatgctacagagtccacctcagtggatgtgctgctgacaaacctcatcagggggaatctgcttccctctgctcgcctctggataaccacacgacctgcagcagccaatcagatcccttctgtgtgtgttgacatggtgacagaggtcagagggttcacggatgaacagagagaggagtacttcaggaagagatccagGGATGATGAGaagcaggccagcagaatcatctcccacatcaagacatcacgaagcctccacatcatgtgccacatcccagtcttctgctggatcactgctacagttctggaggatgtgttgaagaccagagagggaggagagctgcccaagaccctgactgagatgtacatccacttcctggtggttcagtccaaaATGAACATTAAGTACGATGGAAGAGATGGGACACATCCACACTGGaatccagacagcaggaagatgattgagtctctgggaaaactggcttttgagcagctgcacaaaggcaacctgatcttctatgaatcagacctAAAAGAGTGTGGCATCGatatcagagcagcctcagtgtactcaggagtgttcacccagatctttaaagaggagagaggactgtaccaggacaaggtgttctgcttcatccatctgagcgttcaggagtttctggctgcttTTCATGTCCATCAGGCATTCATCATCTCTGGTGTCAACCTgctggcagaaaaacaaacaacatcctTGTGGTCTGAACTGTTTGGAGACAAATCAACACGCTTCTACAAGAGTGCTGTGGACGAGGCCTTacagagtccaaatggacacctggacttgtttctccacttcctcctgggTCTTTCACTACAGATCAATCACAATCTCCTACAGGGgctgctgaaaacaacagaaggtAGCTCAGAAACTAATCGCAAAACAGTCAAGTACATCAAGAAGAAGTTTAGTGAGAATCTGTCCCCGGAGAGAagcatcaatctgttccactgtctgaatgaactgaatgatcgttctctggtggaggagatccaacagtccctgagatcaggaagtctctccacagataaactgtctcctgctcagtggtcagctctgaacttcatcttactgtcatcaggAAAAGATCTGGATGTGTTTGAtctgaagaaatactctgcttcagaAGAGGCttttctgaggctgctgccagtggtcaaaGCCTCCAATAAAGCTCT GCTGAGCAGTAGCAATATATctgagagaagctgtgaagctttGTCCTCAGTTCTGAGCTCTCAGTCTTCTTCtttgagagagctggacctgagtaacaacaacctgcaggattcaggagtcaaactgctgtcagctggactgaagagtccacaCTGTGCACTGGaaactctcag GCTGAGCGGTAGCAATATATctgagagaagctgtgaagctttGTCCTCAGTTCTGAGCTCTCAGTCTTCTTCtttgagagagctggacctgagtaacaacaacctgcaggattcaggagtcaaactgctgtcagctggactgaagagtccacaCTGTGCACTGGaaactctcag GCTGAGCGGTAGCAATATATctgagagaagctgtgaagctttGTCCTCAGTTCTGAGCTCTCAGTCTTCTTCtttgagagagctggacctgagtaacaacaacctgcaggattcaggagtcaaactgctgtcagctggactgaagagtccacaCTGTGCACTGGaaactctcag GCTTGGTGTGTGTAAACTGTCATGGggaagctgtgaagctctgtcctcagttctcattGCCTGTAACCTAAGACAGCTGGCCCTGAATAAGAATGACTTGCAGGATTCAATTTTTAGAGGAAAAACAGTAAGAAATGTTGGACTCTTGTTCATCAACAATTTCTCTTTAGGCTGA